Proteins encoded within one genomic window of Drosophila willistoni isolate 14030-0811.24 chromosome XL unlocalized genomic scaffold, UCI_dwil_1.1 Seg141, whole genome shotgun sequence:
- the LOC6641421 gene encoding uncharacterized protein LOC6641421, which translates to MSSCGQLTDQSRAMSELNSYQEECQRAELLGIAPPDQAEFERNRKARLEQELAEQEAAEAVLIEQQDESLGNVGGKLGELNSILSSTQQKLNRFKQTACGSLSNIFARTNLGSVDVPQSTGDSTNASKEPEPVQEQPQPQQPSQTRPLTREEIQAAKAAKEKRMDSQLDKLDSLINKADNAHIAMGEQTKQMRRMAK; encoded by the exons ATGTCCAGTTGTGGCCAGTTGACTGACCAGTCGAGAGCGATGTCGGAATTAAACAGCTACCAAGAGGAGTGCCAGCGTGCCGAACTTTTGGGCATAGCACCACCAGACCAAGCGGAGTTTGAACGTAATCGTAAGGCTCGTTTGGAGCAGGAACTGGCGGAACAGGAGGCAGCTGAAgcagtt CTGATTGAGCAACAGGACGAATCATTGGGCAATGTTGGTGGCAAGCTTGGTGAATTGAATAGCATCTTGTCCAGTACGCAGCAGAAGCTAAATCGATTCAAACAGACAGCTTGTGGCAGTTTGAGTAACATATTTGCACGTACGAATTTAGGGTCAGTGGACGTACCCCAAAGCACTGGAGACTCCACAAATGCTAGCAAGGAACCAGAGCCTGTCCAAGAGCAGCCACAACCGCAGCAGCCATCCCAAACGCGACCACTGACCAGGGAGGAGATTCAAGCAGCCAAGGCGGCCAAAGAAAAACGCATGGACTCCCAGCTAGATAAACTGGACTCTTTGATCAATAAGGCGGATAATGCCCATATTGCAATGGgcgaacaaacaaaacaaatgagACGCATGGCAAAGTGA
- the LOC6641422 gene encoding uncharacterized protein LOC6641422 gives MPLTDLCIELRPNLRCGNAYLQFNRQLREDGRKTRIILKEHNVHIMEDDDENNLVIRYNCFGMDIQGISIFTVSGNHLTFRFNYTKIDMDALEQNTVQVDMQPLVMACRENEEFSLICHNCGNELAESTVYKRLREFPSCIVDPSDFFCHNHGSAAESHQDVLVPPERDLFYGLNFIVVNIFKIKGVMNRGGQLYCQRCLGLVGNTVLNDKAAKLWADAVRYLPTSLDITQKRHLFQHPSVTQVMKRLLHTLWPQSLSPLCPTKNRALLFTTLPNRQQQSILIHIVDSQLRVLRRIQPNNPDLQCFFACKMYFGINRHDQQIPESVPKPWQSDHSLPQMEISPRMFQELHTQLTTNSQLVPYAWRFNTAEEKLVLSYFFYQNDVGTEDEKKMLEYKKKLQEQQQQQKQKQKTSLHVEYETDAGHASQESDDEHSDSDNGPNYSVAAASTVPVPIKMLPQTRRPPSPPVSDSN, from the coding sequence ATGCCTCTAACCGACCTCTGCATTGAGCTGCGTCCAAACCTACGCTGTGGCAATGCGTACCTACAGTTCAACCGTCAACTAAGGGAAGATGGCAGGAAAACCCGCATCATTCTCAAGGAGCACAATGTCCACATAATGGAAGACGATGACGAAAACAATCTAGTCATACGATACAATTGCTTTGGAATGGATATACAAGGCATTTCAATATTCACCGTTAGTGGGAATCATTTGACTTTCCGATTTAACTATACCAAAATTGATATGGATGCCTTGGAACAGAACACGGTACAAGTGGATATGCAGCCGCTGGTGATGGCATGTCGCGAAAATGAGGAGTTCTCATTGATATGCCACAATTGTGGCAACGAATTGGCCGAATCAACCGTGTATAAGCGCTTGCGCGAGTTTCCCAGTTGCATAGTCGATCCAAGTGATTTCTTTTGCCACAATCACGGATCGGCAGCCGAAAGTCATCAAGACGTGTTAGTGCCTCCTGAGCGGGATTTGTTCTACGGTCTGAATTTTATTGTAGTCAACATCTTTAAGATAAAGGGCGTCATGAATCGTGGTGGTCAATTGTACTGTCAACGTTGCCTTGGCTTAGTGGGCAATACGGTGCTCAATGACAAAGCCGCCAAATTATGGGCTGATGCTGTGCGTTATTTGCCTACCTCATTGGACATCACCCAAAAACGCCATCTCTTCCAGCACCCATCGGTGACACAAGTGATGAAGCGGCTTTTGCATACCTTATGGCCACAATCTTTGTCTCCACTTTGCCCAACCAAAAATCGAGCTCTATTGTTTACCACTTTACCCAATCGTCAGCAGCAGTCCATTCTCATTCATATAGTGGATTCTCAACTGCGCGTTTTGCGTCGCATCCAGCCGAACAATCCGGATTTGCAATGCTTCTTCGCTTGCAAAATGTACTTTGGCATTAATAGACATGATCAACAGATACCAGAATCTGTTCCAAAGCCCTGGCAATCCGACCATAGTCTACCACAAATGGAGATCTCGCCGAGAATGTTTCAAGAGTTGCATACTCAATTGACCACAAATTCGCAGCTTGTACCCTATGCTTGGCGCTTTAACACGGCCGAAGAGAAATTAGTGCTTAGTTACTTCTTTTACCAGAACGACGTTGGCACTGAGGACGAGAAGAAAATGCTGGAATACAagaaaaaattacaagaacagcagcagcaacaaaagcaaaagcaaaaaaccagCTTACACGTGGAGTATGAGACAGATGCCGGTCATGCTAGTCAGGAGAGCGATGATGAGCACTCGGATTCGGATAATGGACCCAATtattctgttgctgctgcttctacTGTTCCTGTGCCCATCAAGATGCTACCACAGACCCGTCGTCCGCCATCACCACCGGTCTCCGATTCTAATTAG
- the LOC6641419 gene encoding syntaxin-16: MTSRNLTEVFVIMRNNASKNRNHYDDRRGSDAERLLKHTVREAEEGLEMQDDYASPPIWLDRFEEAQYTMSKIKPKLDELGSLHARHLLRPTFDDQQDDECDIEVLSQMVSKLITSTHRHIQCVRSSLGVGTKTEQRLTANAVQCALLQLQELTFKFRSSQNAYLVQLNSREERSQKYFDNGEFTNVELGGFEGGDTNFVDSFDNFLQPLDGMDAASGSKTNAYLFEEENDQDIDDHFKKPIANRLTQQQLLLFEEENTKQAQHREEEVTKIVKSIYDLNDIFKDLGHMVQEQGTVLDRIDYNVEQTQTRVSEGLRQLHKAEMYQRKNRKMCIILVLAAVTFIMLLLLIITKL; the protein is encoded by the exons ATGACGTCACGTAACTTAACCGAGGTGTTTGTCATAATGCGCAACAATGCGAGCAAAAATCGAAATCATTATGATGATAGA CGTGGTAGCGATGCTGAGCGCCTTTTGAAACATACCGTGCGTGAGGCCGAAGAGGGCCTAGAAATGCAGGATGACTATGCATCCCCTCCAATTTGGCTGGACAGATTTGAGGAGGCTCAATATACCATGTCCAA AATCAAACCAAAGCTGGATGAGTTGGGTTCCCTGCATGCTAGACATTTGCTGCGACCCACCTTTGATGACCAGCAGGACGATGAGTGCGACATTGAAGTGCTTAGTCAAATGGTTTCCAAGCTGATTACCTCCACCCACAGGCATATACAATGTGTGCGCTCTAGCCTGGGAGTGGGAACCAAAACGGAACAGCGATTGACTGCAAATGCGGTTCAATGTGCCCTACTGCAGCTTCAAGAACTAACCTTTAAGTTTCGTAGCAGTCAGAACGCTTATCTGGTGCAGCTCAACTCGCGGGAGGAGCGTTCCCAAAAATATTTCGACAATGGCGAATTCACGAATGTGGAACTAGGTGGATTTGAGGGTGGCGATACGAATTTCGTCGATTCCTTTGACAATTTCCTACAGCCTTTGGATGGCATGGATGCGGCGAGTGGGTCCAAAACCAATGCATATCTATTCGAGGAGGAAAACGACCAAGATATTGATGATCACTTTAAAAAGCCGATTGCGAATCGTCTTACCCAACAGCAATTGCTGCTCTTTGAAGAGGAAAACACAAAGCAAGCCCAACATCGCGAGGAAGAGGTTACTAAAATAGTGAAATCTATTTACGATCTAAATGACATCTTTAAGGATCTGGGTCATATGGTACAAGAACAGGGCACGGTTCTTGATCGAATCGATTACAATGTGGAACAGACACAGACTCGTGTATCCGAGGGACTACGTCAGCTACACAAGGCCGAAATGTATCAGCGCAAGAATCGCAAAATGTGCATCATTTTGGTTCTGGCTGCAGTTACCTTTATAATGCTGTTGCTCTTGATCATCACAAAGCTTTAA
- the LOC6641418 gene encoding RNA-binding protein pno1, translating into METDNIKPDAFVPEVKKAVKRSANRDNEMQVDGDDNGAAAELLVPTSSGNSGPNRAKRIRSEIRKVSVPPHRYSSLKEHWMKIFTPVVEHMKLQIRFNMKARQVELRIGPETPDISNLQKGADFVKAFLCGFEVDDALALLRLEDLFIETFEIKDVKTLRGDHQSRAIGRLAGKGGRTKFTIENVTKTRIVLADTKIHILGSYQNIQLARRAICNLILGSPPSKVYGNLRSVATRLSERM; encoded by the coding sequence ATGGAAACCGACAACATCAAACCAGATGCCTTTGTTCCCGAGGTCAAGAAAGCAGTTAAACGCAGTGCGAACCGGGACAATGAAATGCAAGTAGACGGCGACGACAACGGAGCTGCAGCTGAGCTTCTGGTGCCTACCAGTTCTGGAAACTCTGGTCCAAATCGAGCCAAGCGCATACGTAGCGAGATCCGAAAGGTCTCAGTCCCACCACACAGATACTCGTCACTAAAGGAACATTGGATGAAGATCTTCACACCTGTTGTGGAACACATGAAGCTACAGATTCGTTTTAACATGAAGGCCCGCCAGGTGGAGTTGCGGATTGGCCCCGAGACACCGGATATTTCAAATCTGCAGAAGGGCGCCGACTTTGTCAAAGCCTTTTTATGCGGTTTTGAAGTAGACGACGCATTAGCTCTGCTGCGTCTCGAGGACCTATTCATTGAGACTTTTGAAATTAAGGATGTGAAGACATTACGTGGTGACCATCAGTCTCGTGCTATTGGTCGTCTGGCAGGCAAGGGGGGTCGCACAAAATTCACTATTGAGAACGTGACCAAAACCCGCATAGTTCTGGCCGACACCAAGATTCACATACTGGGCAGCTATCAGAATATTCAGTTGGCCCGTCGTGCCATATGTAATCTGATCCTTGGCTCACCGCCCAGCAAGGTATATGGCAATTTGCGATCGGTGGCCACACGCCTCTCTGAGCGCATGTAA
- the LOC6641420 gene encoding U4/U6.U5 tri-snRNP-associated protein 2, with protein MSETEPTVKRVKLEQKPAKTKLKLLDDDVDETPSAFNPKYRVCPYLDTINRNLLDFDFEKLCSISLTRINVYACLVCGKYFQGRGNNTHAYTHSVGEAHHVFLNLHTLRFYCLPDNYEIIDSSLDDIKYVLNPTFTKQDIANLDRIRPKHSRTVDGVLYLPGVVGLNNIKANDYCNVVLHALSHVGPLRDYFLREHNYAHIKRPPGDSMFTLVQRFGELMRKMWNPRNFKSHVSPHEMLQAVVLWSSKRFQITEQGDPIDFLSWFLNTLHRAMKGNKQPNSSILYKIFLGEMQIYSRKIPPVELDDTAKQQLLATDEYQDKVEQTNFIYLTCDLPPPPLFTDEFRENIIPQVNLYQLLGKFNGSAEKEYKTYKDNFMKRFEITRLPQFIILYIKRFTKNTFFLEKNPTIVNFPIKNVDFGDILGMRQRDKNVKNTKYNLVANIVHDGDPKKGTYRAHILHKANGQWYEMQDLHVTEILPQMITLTESYIQIYERSDEP; from the exons ATGTCGGAAACAGAGCCCACAG TTAAACGCGTTAAACTCGAACAGAAGCCGGCAAAGACGAAGCTGAAACTTTTGGACGATGATGTTGATG AGACACCTTCCGCTTTCAATCCCAAGTACAGGGTTTGTCCTTACCTTGACACCATTAATCGGAATTTGCTGGACTTTGATTTTGAGAAACTCTGCTCTATATCGCTGACTCGTATAAACGTTTATGCCTGTCTGGTCTGTGGCAAATATTTCCAGGGACGCGGTAACAATACCCATGCCTATACGCATTCTGTCGGCGAAGCCCATCATGTGTTCCTCAATCTGCATACGCTGCGCTTCTATTGTTTGCCGGATAACTATGAGATCATAGACTCCTCATTGGATGACATTAAGTATGTACTGAATCCCACGTTCACCAAACAGGATATTGCAAATTTGGATCGCATCCGGCCCAAGCATTCACGTACTGTGGACGGAGTGCTCTATTTGCCTGGTGTCGTGGGTTTAAATAACATAAAGGCAAACGACTATTGTAATGTCGTGCTCCATGCCTTGTCCCATGTGGGTCCCTTAAGAGACTACTTCTTGCGTGAGCACAATTATGCTCATATCAAACGGCCGCCAGGCGATTCCATGTTCACACTGGTCCAACGGTTTGGCGAATTGATGCGTAAAATGTGGAATCCTCGTAATTTCAAGTCCCACGTCTCGCCGCACGAAATGTTACAGGCTGTCGTTCTATGGTCGAGTAAACGTTTCCAAATCACCGAACAAGGCGATCCCATAGACTTCCTTTCCTGGTTCCTTAACACCCTTCATCGTGCTATGAAAGGTAATAAGCAGCCAAATTCCTCAATTTTGTACAAGATCTTTTTGGgtgaaatgcaaatttattcACGAAAAATTCCGCCCGTCGAATTGGATGATACGGCCAAGCAACAGCTATTGGCCACTGATGAGTATCAGGATAAAGTAGagcaaacaaatttcatttatcTAACCTGCGATTTGCCGCCACCGCCATTATTCACCGATGAATTCCGTGAGAACATCATTCCACAGGTGAATCTTTATCAATTGCTTGGCAAATTCAATGGCAGCGCCGAAAAGGAGTATAAAACCTACAAGGATAACTTTATGAAACGTTTTGAGATCACACGATTACCTCAATTCATAATATTATATATCAAAAGATTCACAAAAAACACTTTCTTTCTGGAAAAGAATCCCACAATTGTTAATTTTCCCATTAA AAACGTTGACTTTGGAGACATTCTGGGAATGCGGCAGCGTGACAAAAACGTTAAAAACACCAAATACAATCTAGTGGCGAATATTGTGCACGATGGTGATCCCAAAAAGGGCACCTATCGTGCCCACATACTGCACAAGGCGAATGGTCAGTGGTATGAAATGCAGGATCTGCACGTAACGGAAATTTTACCACAAATGATAACCCTAACTGAATCctatatacaaatttatgaGCGCAGCGACGAACCctag